The DNA region CAACGTTCCTCTGGGGCCAACCGGTAGCCAACGCCGCGTACCGTCTGGAGCCACCGCGGACGCTGCGGCGAATCCCCGAGCTTTTTCCGCAGGTTCCCCATGTGGACCTCCACAGAACGTTCGTCCGCTTCGCTGATGTAACTTCCGACGTCGTAATCCTCGTCACGGAGCCGCCGGACCAGGTCCGATTTGGTCCGTACAGTTCGGCCAGCTTCCAGGAGGGCGTACAGGAGTTCAAATTCCGTTCGGGTCAGGTTCAGCTCCTGGCCATCCACCGCCACCGAACGAGCCGCGTAGCTAAGGTCTAGGCCGTTGTGTCTGAAGTTTCCGCGGCCACTTACGGTTAGTCCCGTGTCTGCTGGCGCGTCGGCCGCGCCGGGATTTTCTGGCGGTTCCGTGGCTGAACGCGGCCGCCGCATCATGGCAGCCACACGGGCGCGCAACTCCCTGGGACGAAAGGGTTTGGTGAGGTAATCGTCTGCCCCGGATTCCAGGCCAATCAGCGTATCCAGCTCTTCTGTCCGGGCGGTGAGCATCACGATGTAGGCGTCGGAGAATTCGCGGATCTGGCGTGAGACTTCAAAACCGTCGATGTCCGGAAGACCCAGATCCAGCGTGATCACGTCAGGATTCAAGGTTTTAGCCGCCAGAACGCCTTCAGCGCCGCTGGAGGCCACCGTCACCTGAAAGCCCGCCTGGCTCAACACAGTGCGCACCAGTTCCCGGATATCCTGGTCATCCTCGATGACCAGACCCACACGTGCTTCACTCATTGCAGCCCCCTCAGCCAAGTTAACACCGTCAGAAGTATAGCTGGCTGCCGATATCCTGCTGGTATGCGTCTCAACACCGGGCTTACCGGACCCCCACCCGCGAGTGAGCCCAAAGCGTGGGCTTCAGGACGGCTGAGGTTCTTCCGCCGGCAGTTCCACGAATACCGGCTGACGGACCGGGTTGTCCTGAGCCAGACGCCGCTCTTCGTGACCGCCCTCTTCACCGCCGCCCTGGTAGCAGCTTTCTTCCCCGGGACCATGGACAACCCGCTGTTTGTAGGGTTCCTCGTCTCCCAGCTGGCCATTATGGTGCTGTGCTACGTGGTGCCATGGGAGCGCCTGCCGTATACCAGCTTCCTGGTGATCCCGCTGCTGGACTTCGTTTCCATCGCGGCGGGCAGGGAGGGAGGGCAGGAAAGCCTTACAGGAATCAGCCTGCTGACGGTTTTCCCCGTGATCTGGCTGTGCGCCTCCGGCTACTATCCGCGGGCGTCGCTGTGGCTTTCTTTTTTTGCGCCCCTAGCCATCATCTGGGTTCCGCTGTTCATCCAGGGGGACGTCTCCGGCCAGACCCTGGCGCGTTCCTTGCTCCTGCCGGTGATGACGCTGGGGATCGGAGTGTCCGTCAGCGTCCTGACCATGAGCATGATGCGTCAACAGCAGGTCCTGGAGGAAAAGGACGAGCTGCTCCAGGCGAGCCTGCGGAACAGCATGCGGCACGAGTCGCTGCTGAATACGATCCTGGACACTGTCCACTTGGGCGTCCTTGCCGTCGATGCCGACGGCAACGATATCCTCATGAACCGCAAGCAGCGCGCCAACCACAAGCTGGCCACGCCAAAGGATATCGAGGATCCCAACGAGTCCCAGCTGCTGGTCTTCGCAGCGGACCGCACCACTCCTGTTCCCATCAAAGAACGCCCGGTGCGCCGTGCGATCCTGGGCGAGACATTCACGGACTACCTGGTCTGGCTGGGGTCAGGCAAGGAACAGCGTGCCATCACCACAACGGCCCGGGCAATGAAGGACCCGGATGGCACCTTCTCGGGATCGGTGATTGTTTTCAGTGACGTGACGGACCTGGTGAACGCGTT from Arthrobacter pascens includes:
- a CDS encoding response regulator transcription factor, producing MSEARVGLVIEDDQDIRELVRTVLSQAGFQVTVASSGAEGVLAAKTLNPDVITLDLGLPDIDGFEVSRQIREFSDAYIVMLTARTEELDTLIGLESGADDYLTKPFRPRELRARVAAMMRRPRSATEPPENPGAADAPADTGLTVSGRGNFRHNGLDLSYAARSVAVDGQELNLTRTEFELLYALLEAGRTVRTKSDLVRRLRDEDYDVGSYISEADERSVEVHMGNLRKKLGDSPQRPRWLQTVRGVGYRLAPEER
- a CDS encoding sensor histidine kinase, translated to MRLNTGLTGPPPASEPKAWASGRLRFFRRQFHEYRLTDRVVLSQTPLFVTALFTAALVAAFFPGTMDNPLFVGFLVSQLAIMVLCYVVPWERLPYTSFLVIPLLDFVSIAAGREGGQESLTGISLLTVFPVIWLCASGYYPRASLWLSFFAPLAIIWVPLFIQGDVSGQTLARSLLLPVMTLGIGVSVSVLTMSMMRQQQVLEEKDELLQASLRNSMRHESLLNTILDTVHLGVLAVDADGNDILMNRKQRANHKLATPKDIEDPNESQLLVFAADRTTPVPIKERPVRRAILGETFTDYLVWLGSGKEQRAITTTARAMKDPDGTFSGSVIVFSDVTDLVNALAAKDDFVSNVSHEFRTPLTSILGYVEILQDDYPEEHQKHPLQIIRRNSERLLTLVSDLLAIRHGHLIVTPHAVDVAELVRASVSAAQPKAAASHVALQADAPGRLDAHVDGPRISQVLDNLVSNAIKYSPDGGNVVVSLEQQDGQLACRVSDTGMGMSKDDQAEVFAKFFRTNNVRRTAIPGVGLGLPISKAIVEAHGGTIEVESSLGHGTTFTFRVPV